The DNA sequence GCCTGCAATCATCACATCAGCTTCATCAAGTTTTATAGCTCTTGCTGAGTTTATAATTGCATGCGCACCTGTTGCACATGCAGTGACCGCTGAGTCATTTGGACCTGTAAATTCGTATTTGATAGAAATATGGCCAGATATCAAATTTATTAGGCTTGCAGGGACAAAAAATGGACTGACACGCCTAGGCCCCTTTTCTTGCATGGTAATTACGTTTTCTTGAATTGATGGAAGGCCACCTATACCAGAACCAATAACTACACCTACTCGCTCTTTATTAATATTTTGATTTTCCAAAACTAGTGAATCATCTACTGCCTGAATAGCAGCTGCAATGCCGTAATGAATAAAGCGATCTGTTCTTTTTAGGTCTTTTTCAGAAATATAACCTAGTGGATCGAAGTAACTTTCAATATCATCAGATTGCGTTGGAACTTGCCCTGCAACCCTGCAAGCAAGATCAGAAAAATCAAACCTATCTGTACTGATTTCTTTTATGCTAGATTTACCTTTGATCAACCTTGACCAAGTGTTATTAACACCTACTGCTAGTGGAGTAATTAAGCCAATACCAGTAACTACTACTTTTCTGCTCATTCAACATTAATTGTTTGCTTTGTTTACTACATATTCAACTATCTGTTCCATGGTTTCCATCTTTTGTGCATCTTCATCAGGAATCTCTATACCAAACTCTTCTTCGGCTGCCATGATAATCTCAACTGCATCTAAACTGTCTGCACCATGCTCTGAAAGCTTTGAAGAGCCATCAAATTTTTCTACATCCTTACTAATATGCTCTAGTATGATCTTTTTTACCTTTTCTTCTATATCTTCTCTAGTACTTTTTGCCAATTCACTCATTTTTCACCAAAAAATAATCTATACCTTCGATGTTATAAGAAATTTTGATGTTTGCAATAGTTTTTATGGTTATTATAAAGGTTTTTAGATGAGATATGCTTCAATGTGTTGTATGCTAGATGAAGCAACAAGAAATTTATTTATTGCAGAAATAAACAGGATTTTACCTAAAAATAGTCAAAATAGGCTCATATCAGCCATGCGTTATGTGCTTCTTGCTCCTGCAAAATACATACGTCCTTTTTTAGTCATAGCATCTTCGTCGATATTCAACATAAAGGTTGAAAAAGCAATAACAGCAGCAGCAGCAATTGAATTTATTCATGCTTATTCCCTAATTCACGATGATCTACCATGTATGGATAACAGCGACACCCGCAGAGGCCAGCCAAGCTGCCACAAAAAATTTGGTGAAGCAACAGCAATACTTGCTGGAGATGCACTACTTACCCTGGCTTTTGAGGTATTATCTTCATTAAATTGTGAGATTATAAAAGTGCTCTCTCAGGCAATAGGAGTTAGGGGAATGGTGGGAGGACAGATTTTAGATATTAACAGTGAGCATATAGATTTTAACCCCCAACCCTATGTCATCCCAGTGCTTGACACTGGGATCCAGAAGGCTTTACCTACAAGCATTTCGTGCAAAAAGCCATGCGATGGTGAAGCTGAACATGAAATGGATTCCAGTGTCAAGCACTGGAATGACACCCTTTCTACCTTAAAACCACAACATTCGTACGGCTGTATGTATAACGCTGGAATGACGTCGGGCCAAGCTGATAAAATAAAGGAAGTTCATTTGATGAAAACTGCAAAACTATTTGCAGCTTCATGTGAAATAGGGGCTATAATAGGCAATGCTACAAGCGAAGAGCGGAGAGCATCATATAACTATGGAATAAATCTAGGGCTTATCTTTCAAGCTAAGGATGATATTGAAGATTATGAGCAGGATAAAACAAATAATTTGATATCTGTGCTTGGAAAAAGTGAGATGGAAGAATATATAGATGGCCTTTTTAAACAAGCCTCAGATAATTTGAGTGTGCTTTCAGGGAATACTAATTATTTATATGATTTATTGAATCAAGTAAGAAAAGATGGTTAAAAAAATTATATTACAAATATTTATCTCTGTAGTAATGGTTCTCACTTTAGCTTCTGCTTTTATAATTACTATTGTTTATATAAACAAAGATAAGCCGGAAAAAGGGGACAAGCTTTACGAGATAAATGCCACACATGATGGTTTAACACAGACGATAGCACGTTATCTAGTCAAGCCAATACTTGAATCAGCACTTGATCGCTATATTGAAAAGCATGGGCTAGCAGAATATTTAGAAGAAATAACGCAGCAAAAAGAAGAAGAGCCGATAAATTTTTATGAAATTACTGAAGGCAGTGGCAGCAAGGCTTTTTGTGGCCAAGAAGTCCTGCTACAAATGTACAAAATATCCAACAATCTAGCAATGCTACTTCCGACTGATGTCACTTTGAAAATAGGTCAGGATTATCTAAAAGAAGTGAATTTAGGGGTAATAGGTATGAAAGAAGGCGGAGAACGTGTAGTTACTATTGCCGCTGATGACAACAAAATGAATTTTAACTCTTATTACATCAAACTGATTGAAGTAAAAGATAAATATCCTGATTCAGTAAATAACCTGATGATTTTTAATGACTTAATTAACAAAATTGGAAAACAAGTAAAGTGTGGTGATGAGATATCGGTTCAATATAGCATAAAGAGACATAATGGTGAGTATATAATCAAAGATCAAACAGTGCAGTTTAAAGTTGGTGACAGAAAAGCACCACTTGCTATAGAACTTGGAGTTGTGGGAATGAGAGCTGGTAATAAAAGAACTATTCTTTCTCCACCCGACCTTTTAACTGGTATATTAATAAAAGACATAGATTTTGATGAAGAAAATATCTCAATAATTGATTTAAGCTTGAATTCTACTATTGAAAAATAGCTTAAAGAATATGTATCCGTTCAGATGTACGGCTAATGTTGAAACCAATGCTCCCTTTCTTGTCATCCCAGTGCTTGACACTGGGATCTAGGAATTCTGATCATGTATCAAAACATTGTCATTCAAGTAGTTGACACTGCAACCCATTATACTCCGTAAATTTAACTGGATGCCAGTGTCTGGGCACTGGCATGACACCCATTTCTTTCTAGTTTGTCAATTCAAGTAGCCTTTTTAGTATCATATACTTTCATAACACCATTTATTCCTATAGTTGTCTTTTCTCATCTACCTCATTTTGCCACTCTGCTGAACAGATACAGGAATATAGCTATAGAGATAAGAAAAAATAAAATCTTTTGAATACTCTATATTGCTTAAAAAGAGCTTCTTCTAAAGTATAAACTTAGATAAATCAAGCTGCTTTGAAATTGATTCAAGCTTGTCTCTTACATATTTACTATCTATAACAAATTTTTCACTGTTTTTTTCAGAAGCGATAAAACTTATTTCATCTAAAAGCTTCTCCATGACAGTATGAAGCCTTCTTGCACCTATATTTTCTACTTCTCTATTAACTGTAAACGCTATTTCAGCTATGGTTTCTATACCATCATCAGTGAACCCAAGCGTCACATTTTCTGTTTTCATTAAAGCTATATACTGCTTTAACAAACTAGATTCTGGTTCCTTTAATATTTTTATTAAATCCTCTTGAGTAAGTGCCTTAAGTTCCACTCTAATTGGCAATCTACCCTGTAATTCTGGTAAAAGATCAGATGGTTTAGACAAATGAAAAGCACCAGATGCAATAAATAATATATAGTCTGTTTTTACTGGACCATACTTAGTTGAAACAGTTGTTCCTTCAAGTAGTGGCAAAAGATCGCGTTGCACCCCTTCTCTGTTGACTTCACCTTTTATTTCTGTACGTGCTGCAATTTTATCTATTTCATCTAAAAACACTATGCCTTCAT is a window from the Wolbachia endosymbiont of Armadillidium arcangelii genome containing:
- the acpP gene encoding acyl carrier protein, which codes for MSELAKSTREDIEEKVKKIILEHISKDVEKFDGSSKLSEHGADSLDAVEIIMAAEEEFGIEIPDEDAQKMETMEQIVEYVVNKANN
- a CDS encoding polyprenyl synthetase family protein, which codes for MRYASMCCMLDEATRNLFIAEINRILPKNSQNRLISAMRYVLLAPAKYIRPFLVIASSSIFNIKVEKAITAAAAIEFIHAYSLIHDDLPCMDNSDTRRGQPSCHKKFGEATAILAGDALLTLAFEVLSSLNCEIIKVLSQAIGVRGMVGGQILDINSEHIDFNPQPYVIPVLDTGIQKALPTSISCKKPCDGEAEHEMDSSVKHWNDTLSTLKPQHSYGCMYNAGMTSGQADKIKEVHLMKTAKLFAASCEIGAIIGNATSEERRASYNYGINLGLIFQAKDDIEDYEQDKTNNLISVLGKSEMEEYIDGLFKQASDNLSVLSGNTNYLYDLLNQVRKDG
- a CDS encoding FKBP-type peptidyl-prolyl cis-trans isomerase; the protein is MVKKIILQIFISVVMVLTLASAFIITIVYINKDKPEKGDKLYEINATHDGLTQTIARYLVKPILESALDRYIEKHGLAEYLEEITQQKEEEPINFYEITEGSGSKAFCGQEVLLQMYKISNNLAMLLPTDVTLKIGQDYLKEVNLGVIGMKEGGERVVTIAADDNKMNFNSYYIKLIEVKDKYPDSVNNLMIFNDLINKIGKQVKCGDEISVQYSIKRHNGEYIIKDQTVQFKVGDRKAPLAIELGVVGMRAGNKRTILSPPDLLTGILIKDIDFDEENISIIDLSLNSTIEK